Part of the Leclercia sp. AS011 genome is shown below.
CACCCGCGATGCCGAAAAGCGGGCGAAGATTTCGCAGATCGCCGGCGGCCAGCCGTGGATTGCCAAAGCCCCGGTGTTTATCACCTTTGTGCTGGATATGTACAAAACCGAGGTCGGCATGAAGCTGGCGGGCAAGGAGCAGGTGGCGCACCAGAGTATTGAGAGCCTGGTGGCCGGCGCAACCGACGTGGGCATTGCCCTCGGCTCTGTAATGGCAGCGGCCCGCTCCGAAGGGCTGGGGATCGTGCCGATTGGCGGCATCCGTCTGCGCCCACAGGAACTGATTGAACTGCTTGAGCTGCCGGAACACACCTTCCCGGTGGCGGGTGTGGTGATCGGTCACGTGGATGTCCCTTCGCATCACAAACCGCGTCTGCCGCTGGAGACCTTCCGCCATGACGAAGCCTATGTCACCGACGGGCTGGAAGCGAAAATCACCCGCTACAATCAGCAGATGACCGAACACTGGCAGGCCATTGACCGTCATGACGGCGATACCTGGAGTGAAAGCGTGAGTGGGTATTATCAGCACATTTACTTCCCGGACGTGCTTCCGGCGCTGATTAAGCAGGGATTTGGCGTGGATAAGTAATGTGTAACATTGCCCGGCGGCGCTGCGCTTGCACGGGCCTACGGGACATGTGCGCGCTGCGGGTATTGCCCGGCGGCGCTGCGCTTGCGCGGGCCTACGGGTTATGTGCCCTTTGTAGGCCGGGTAAGCGCAGCGCCACCCGGCAAAAATGCATCAGGTCGGCATCGAGAAGGTGGTGACCTTATTGGTCTGCGGATCGATAGAGATGATGCAGATAGCAAAGTTGCCGCCAAGGCGGTCTTTACGATCGGAAATACGCAGATTGTAGGTCTCGGAGAACGAGGTATAGCCCGAGGAGTTGGACTCGTTCAGCTTGAAGCCAACAATCTGTTCGAAATAGTCACGGGATTTACCGACGCTGGTTTTGCACTGGTCATTGGTGATGGTGCCGGACTGTTTTGCCGCCGCCGCGGTTTGCGTGCCGGTGGACGATTTCGGCGTCAGGGCCGTATTGACCGCTTTCATCCCGTCACTCATGTTTTTCTGGAAATCGGCGCAAGAAGCAGAAAGTAAAACCATGCCGCATAAAAGGAGCTTTTTCATTGTAATCCTTACAATATTTAACGTTATTGAACCATTAAGCATTATAATTTTTACAAATAGTTAACTCCAGCAAACCTTTTACACGGCATTTTATAACTTACTGAATAACAATACTTTTCACATTAAGTTCTACAATAATTGGTAGGTTATCCCTTAATTCGCGGATCCAGCGCGTCGCGCAACCCATCTCCCAGCAAATTAAACGCCAGCACGGTGAGGAAAATCGCCATGCTCGGGAACAGCGCCACGTGGGGAGCAATCACCATATCGGCCCGCGCCTCGTTGAGCATGGCCCCCCACTCCGGGGTTGGCGGCTGAGCGCCCAGCCCTAAGAACGACAGGCTGGCGGCCGAAATAATCGACACCCCGATACGCATGGTGAAATAGACCACAATCGAGGAGACGGTGCCCGGCAGAATATGGTTGAACAGGATGGTGGTATCGCTGGCCCCGATGCTGCGCGCCGACTCGATAAAGGTCTGCTGCTTCAGCACCAGGGTGTTGCCGCGCACCAGGCGGGCGAAGGCCGGGATCGAGAAGATCGCCACGGCGATAATCACGTTCGCCATACCATTCCCCATCACCGCCACCACCGCAATCGCCAGCAGAATGCCGGGAAAGGCAAAAAGCACGTCGCAGATGCGCATGATTATGCGGTCCCACCAGCCCTCGTAGTACCCCGCCAGCAACCCCAGCACCGTGCCGATAGCCGCGCCGATCAGCACCGCTAACACCCCGGCAGCCAGCGAGATCTGTGCCCCCATCAACACCCGGCTGAAGATATCCCGCCCCAGGGAGTCCACGCCGAACCAGTGCATCATCGACGGGCCTTCGTTCAGGCGGTCGTAGTCGAAGTAGTTCTCCGCATCAAAGGGGACAATCCAGGGGGCCAGCACCGCCACCAGGATCAGCAGCAGGACAAACAGCCCGGCGGCCATCGCCACCGGCTGCTTGCGAAAGCGCCGCCAGAATTCATGCCACGGGGTGCGGATCTGATCCGGTTTAAGCCCCGGCATGGCCTTTAACATGGCCTGCCGACGCCAGTTTAACAGTCGCATCTACTTGTACCTGATAGCGGGATTAATGGCGGCATAGAGCACATCCACCACTAAGTTGATAAGAATAAACTCCAGCGAAAAGAGCAGCACTTCCGCCTGGATCACCGGGTAGTCGCGCATGTCGACGGAATCGACCAGCAAGCGCCCGAGTCCCGGCCAGTTGAAGACCTTTTCCACCACGATCGAGCCGCCGAGCAGGAAGCCAAACTGCAGCCCCATCATGGTCACCACCGGGATCATCGCGTTGCGCAGGCCGTGCTTGAGGATCACCCACTTCTCGCTGACCCCCTTCGCCCGGGCGGTGCGCATGTAATCTTCGTTCAGCACGTCAACAAACGAGGCGCGGGTAAAGCGCGCCATCACCGCCGCCACCGCCGCGCCGAGCGTCAGGGAAGGCAGAATGTAGTGCCGCCAGCTGTCGGCCCCCACGGTGGGCAGCCAGCCCAGCTCAACGGAGAAGACCTGCATCAGCAGCATCCCCAGCGCAAAAGCCGGGAAGGAGATCCCCGTCACCGCCAGCGCCATCCCCAGCCGGTCCGGCCAGCGGTTACGCCAGACGGCGGCCACAATTCCAGCCCCCAGACCAAAGAGTACCGCCCAGACCATACTGGCAATGGTCAGCCAGAAGGTGGGCATAAAGCGGCTGGCGATCTCTTCCGAAACCGGTCGACGCGACACCATCGACGTCCCAAAATCGCCCTGCAGGACGTTGGTGATGTAGTGCCAGAACTGCCGGTAGAGCGGCTGATCCAGCCCCAGCTGCTTACGCACCAGTTCGATGACCGTGGCATCCGCTTCCGGGCCGGCAATCAACCGCGCCGGATCCCCCGGCAGCATATGGACGAATAAAAAGACCAGCACCGCCACAATCAGCAGCGTCGGGATCAGCCCCAGCAGGCGTTTAATCACATAATTCAGCATGCACATTCCTCTCATCCCGCAGGTAGATACCTGCGGGAATGAGTGCTCTATTTCAGATCCGCGTCGTCAAAGCTAAAGCCGGTATCCGGCATGATGTAGAACCCGGTCAGCGCCTTGTTGTGCGCCGAGACCAGCTTCTCAACCACCAGCGGCACCCATGGCGACTCCTTCCAGATGGTGTCCTGCGCATCCTTGTACAGCTTCGCTTTCTCTTCCGGTTGCGTGGTTTTCAGGGCATCGGTCAGATCTTTATCCACCTGCGGGTTGCTGTAGAACGCGGTGTTGAACAGGGTTGGCGGCTGGTTATTGGATGCAAACAGCGGCGACAGCGCCCAGTCGGCTTCGCCAGTGGAGGCCGACCAGCCGGTGTAGAACATCCTCACCCCGCTCTCTTTCTGCCCTTTGCCTTCTACTTCGGCGGCACGCTGTCCGGCATCCATCGCCGTCACCTGGACCTTAATGCCCACCTGTGCCAGCTGCTGCTGGGTAAACTGCAGCACCTTCTGGGCGGTGCTGTGGTTGTGCGACGACCACAGGGTGGTGCTGAAACCGTTCGGGAAGCCCGCCTCTTTCAGCAGCGCCCGCGCTTTTGTCGGGTTGTATTCCCACGGGTGATACTGCTGGGAATAGGCGATAGAGGGCGGCACCACCCCCGTGGCCGGGGTGGCGTAACCGGCGAAGGCCACCTTCACCAGCGCCTCGCGGTTGATGGCGTAGTTAATCGCCTCGCGCACTTTCGGGTTATCGAACGGCTTTTGCGTCACGTTCATGCTGATGTAGCGCTGCATGATCGACGGGCTGGCTACCAGCTCCAGCTTGCTGTTTTTGCTCAGCAGCGCCGCCTGCTCATAGGGGATCGGGAAAGCAAA
Proteins encoded:
- a CDS encoding nitroreductase family protein, giving the protein MNTIIDLFNDHKSERSFTDQTIDDATLDRIISTAYRAPTSVHSQQVSVIVTRDAEKRAKISQIAGGQPWIAKAPVFITFVLDMYKTEVGMKLAGKEQVAHQSIESLVAGATDVGIALGSVMAAARSEGLGIVPIGGIRLRPQELIELLELPEHTFPVAGVVIGHVDVPSHHKPRLPLETFRHDEAYVTDGLEAKITRYNQQMTEHWQAIDRHDGDTWSESVSGYYQHIYFPDVLPALIKQGFGVDK
- the gsiD gene encoding glutathione ABC transporter permease GsiD, producing the protein MRLLNWRRQAMLKAMPGLKPDQIRTPWHEFWRRFRKQPVAMAAGLFVLLLILVAVLAPWIVPFDAENYFDYDRLNEGPSMMHWFGVDSLGRDIFSRVLMGAQISLAAGVLAVLIGAAIGTVLGLLAGYYEGWWDRIIMRICDVLFAFPGILLAIAVVAVMGNGMANVIIAVAIFSIPAFARLVRGNTLVLKQQTFIESARSIGASDTTILFNHILPGTVSSIVVYFTMRIGVSIISAASLSFLGLGAQPPTPEWGAMLNEARADMVIAPHVALFPSMAIFLTVLAFNLLGDGLRDALDPRIKG
- the gsiC gene encoding glutathione ABC transporter permease GsiC codes for the protein MLNYVIKRLLGLIPTLLIVAVLVFLFVHMLPGDPARLIAGPEADATVIELVRKQLGLDQPLYRQFWHYITNVLQGDFGTSMVSRRPVSEEIASRFMPTFWLTIASMVWAVLFGLGAGIVAAVWRNRWPDRLGMALAVTGISFPAFALGMLLMQVFSVELGWLPTVGADSWRHYILPSLTLGAAVAAVMARFTRASFVDVLNEDYMRTARAKGVSEKWVILKHGLRNAMIPVVTMMGLQFGFLLGGSIVVEKVFNWPGLGRLLVDSVDMRDYPVIQAEVLLFSLEFILINLVVDVLYAAINPAIRYK
- the gsiB gene encoding glutathione ABC transporter substrate-binding protein GsiB, with translation MTTFVARRWLLAASVTAALAATPAFAAKDVVVAVASNFTTLDPYDANDTLSQAVAKSFYQGLFGLDKEMNLKNVLAESYNVSDDGLVYTIKLRSGVKFQDGTDFNAEAVKANLDRASNPENSLKRYNLYKNIASTEAVDPTTVKITLKEPFSAFINILAHPATAMISPAALKKYGKEIGFHPVGTGPYELVTWNQTDFVKVKKFAGYWQQGLPKLDTITWRPVVDNNTRAAMLQTGEAQFAFPIPYEQAALLSKNSKLELVASPSIMQRYISMNVTQKPFDNPKVREAINYAINREALVKVAFAGYATPATGVVPPSIAYSQQYHPWEYNPTKARALLKEAGFPNGFSTTLWSSHNHSTAQKVLQFTQQQLAQVGIKVQVTAMDAGQRAAEVEGKGQKESGVRMFYTGWSASTGEADWALSPLFASNNQPPTLFNTAFYSNPQVDKDLTDALKTTQPEEKAKLYKDAQDTIWKESPWVPLVVEKLVSAHNKALTGFYIMPDTGFSFDDADLK